Proteins from a single region of Caloramator sp. E03:
- a CDS encoding glycosyl hydrolase family 18 protein translates to MKRLKSSLIIALTLIFLFQINFQAFAAAKFQSYKAIVVAQKLYIRKTPSSKGKITGSLNKGQIVDIIGTSGKYLKTPKGYIYSSYVKKYIPPKLGVYVSVKEDIPLLLSTNGDLDERYAIKGKSYKTIGEIGDYYKIDFYGKLRYIPKQSAQILTGMSFKDNITLGFIYVNGKQYNQRFMDDEKDYVNRKSTDTGLDVLCPTWFELSFKEDTIDVVDKGDSDFVKTAHKNGYQVWASFFESSPKRASEIFSDDTLSSIIIDKIIKYAADYNIDGINIDFEGLGLSNKDGFTNFVSKFYNRAKYSNLLISIDITRPEVSSCNFYDRAELSKYCNYMILMAYGEHGGSFKEAGSVASYNWTEKAISETLNLGVPKDKLMLGVPFYTYDYAVIDVNLPYDSVVLLKKGDAYTSEVFDDEVKNKYIKYGTFKYISSSEKFYKVTDEKEENIYYIPFESGALVKANTNKRFVVGYESLKLQTLKDRISENNGTAYYDELVKQYIAEYYKDNLKHAAWVEDKDTLSWRIDLLNKYNLKGLAAWQLYYETEDMLKTIKDRLSK, encoded by the coding sequence TTGAAAAGATTAAAATCATCATTAATTATAGCTTTAACTTTGATTTTTCTATTTCAAATCAATTTTCAGGCCTTTGCCGCAGCTAAATTTCAAAGCTATAAGGCTATAGTCGTTGCACAAAAATTGTACATAAGAAAAACCCCCTCTTCAAAAGGGAAAATTACAGGAAGCCTTAATAAAGGTCAGATAGTTGACATAATAGGAACCTCAGGTAAATACTTAAAAACACCAAAGGGATATATTTATTCAAGCTATGTAAAAAAATATATTCCTCCCAAATTAGGTGTATATGTATCTGTGAAAGAGGATATACCGCTTTTACTATCCACTAATGGAGATTTAGATGAAAGATATGCAATAAAAGGCAAAAGCTATAAAACAATTGGTGAGATAGGAGATTATTATAAAATAGATTTTTATGGAAAATTAAGATATATCCCAAAGCAAAGTGCACAGATACTTACAGGAATGAGCTTTAAAGATAATATAACTCTTGGATTTATATATGTAAATGGAAAGCAGTATAATCAAAGATTTATGGATGATGAAAAGGACTATGTTAATAGAAAAAGCACAGATACAGGGCTTGATGTTCTTTGTCCCACATGGTTTGAGCTGTCTTTTAAAGAAGATACTATTGATGTAGTTGATAAGGGGGATAGTGATTTTGTAAAGACAGCTCATAAAAACGGGTATCAGGTTTGGGCAAGCTTTTTTGAGAGCAGCCCTAAAAGGGCAAGTGAGATTTTTTCAGATGATACTTTAAGCAGTATTATAATAGATAAGATTATAAAATATGCTGCAGATTATAATATAGATGGAATAAATATAGACTTTGAGGGGCTTGGACTATCTAATAAAGATGGATTTACTAATTTTGTTTCAAAATTTTATAATAGGGCAAAATACAGCAATTTATTAATATCAATAGACATTACAAGGCCTGAAGTATCTTCCTGTAATTTTTATGATAGGGCAGAGCTTTCAAAATATTGTAACTACATGATACTTATGGCCTATGGAGAACATGGAGGTTCCTTTAAGGAGGCAGGCTCTGTAGCTTCATATAATTGGACTGAAAAAGCTATTTCTGAAACTTTAAATCTTGGAGTGCCTAAGGATAAGCTTATGCTTGGAGTTCCATTTTATACCTACGATTATGCAGTGATAGATGTAAATTTACCCTATGATTCAGTAGTACTCCTCAAAAAGGGAGATGCTTATACATCAGAAGTTTTTGATGACGAAGTAAAAAACAAATATATTAAATATGGAACTTTTAAATATATTTCTTCCTCAGAAAAATTTTACAAGGTTACTGATGAAAAAGAAGAGAATATATATTATATACCCTTTGAATCAGGAGCTTTAGTTAAAGCAAATACTAACAAAAGATTTGTTGTAGGCTACGAATCATTAAAACTTCAGACTTTAAAGGATAGAATAAGTGAAAATAATGGAACAGCTTATTATGATGAACTAGTAAAGCAATATATTGCTGAATATTATAAGGATAATTTGAAACATGCTGCATGGGTTGAGGATAAGGATACTCTATCATGGAGAATTGATTTGTTAAATAAATATAATTTAAAGGGATTAGCAGCATGGCAGCTTTACTATGAAACGGAGGATATGCTTAAAACAATAAAGGATAGATTAAGTAAATAG
- a CDS encoding alpha/beta hydrolase, with protein MQRAVELKSRNLTLRGMLHYPENTKGKIPVVCIFHGFTGNKMEPHFIFVKLSRLLEKKGIASLRFDFGGSGESDGDFIDMTLSGELEEAKDILSYAKSLEFADLQRIGVLGLSMGGAVASMLAGECKDDIKSLCLWAPAGNMGEIITAQRTKEEIDKVREIGFYDAGGLLVGKDFIDDVLNLDIYGKASPFDKNVLLLHGDKDMTVPLSASERYLDIYGVKSVLHIVEGADHTFNRKDWEDEVLEYTVEFFKGEFK; from the coding sequence ATGCAAAGGGCAGTTGAACTTAAAAGCAGAAATCTTACTTTAAGGGGAATGCTTCATTATCCTGAAAATACTAAGGGGAAAATCCCTGTTGTTTGCATTTTTCATGGTTTTACAGGAAATAAAATGGAGCCCCATTTTATATTTGTAAAGCTTTCAAGGCTCCTTGAAAAAAAGGGAATAGCAAGCCTTAGATTTGATTTTGGAGGAAGCGGAGAGAGCGATGGAGATTTTATTGACATGACACTGTCAGGGGAGCTTGAAGAAGCAAAGGATATTCTATCCTATGCAAAATCATTGGAATTTGCAGATTTACAAAGAATTGGAGTTTTAGGGCTTAGCATGGGAGGTGCTGTTGCAAGCATGCTTGCAGGAGAATGCAAAGATGATATTAAATCTCTATGCCTTTGGGCACCTGCAGGAAATATGGGGGAAATTATTACAGCTCAAAGGACTAAGGAAGAAATTGATAAAGTAAGAGAAATTGGATTTTACGATGCAGGAGGACTGCTTGTTGGAAAAGATTTTATAGATGATGTGTTAAATCTTGATATATATGGCAAGGCTTCACCCTTTGATAAAAACGTTTTATTACTTCATGGGGATAAGGATATGACAGTACCCCTTAGTGCATCAGAAAGATATCTTGACATCTATGGGGTAAAATCGGTACTTCACATAGTTGAAGGTGCAGATCATACCTTTAACAGAAAAGATTGGGAAGA